A region of Cucumis melo cultivar AY chromosome 2, USDA_Cmelo_AY_1.0, whole genome shotgun sequence DNA encodes the following proteins:
- the LOC103502291 gene encoding uncharacterized protein LOC103502291 isoform X1 translates to MDSLSPKQHIQEIRRSKFSIGGPPNPLTEDLHQAVRNLSAELYTKDVHFLMELIQNAEDNEYSTSVKPSLEFIITSRDVTGSGAGTTLLIFNNEIGFSSKNIDSICSVGRSTKKNNRERGYIGEKGIGFKSVFLITSQPYIFSNGYQIRFNEQPCPHCGVGFVVPEWVEENPILSNIKEIYGRQSVLPTTTIVLPLKADKIKPVKQQLSNIHPEVLLFLSKIKQLSVREVNEDPKSNTVNAISISSETNFVSRKNIDAESYTLHLSSEESVGGSQCSYYMWKQKFPVKPENKVERRMGVGELVIILAFPNGQRLNRGVKSPGVYAFLPTEMITNFPFIIQSDFVLSSSRETILLDNKWNQGILDCVPSAFVNAFVSLVKNTDEAPLSSLAPMFNFLPTISSSYDKLNVVRDLIKENLLQQNIVPSHSFLKQRFFHKPREVGRLMPAFWNILMKAHTQGVSLRNLSSHGKHVLSYSLDSKEYDQALSFLDVKLVVEEWYAKCLQGTNIVEGVSDDLYLELLQFVAENWSSRFHVSSMKNVPLIRYVNLDGNVSLCSLNASTQNGGRRVYLAHHGPHLSWLCKSNMEFKSVSNCYFMPESTHKSIRSCPRNKDMLLQWLRDQVKVDTITTFQFAKLLVDSLGNNPKDIITYFHFLYHSSSKRYLTDAEIQSLSSAMPVVDKYGSVIKTWQRLLIPADGSKWAQLLDSNPWQNFGYVELGAAYVYPAYFSGETMTEEQLIRFLKIHIRASDIPSISPPNIEISVFSSPLTVQNVVLLLRWIRSLKTTIPPMFLKCIKEGCWLRTTLNGSSSYRPPSQSFDISSSWSTVLQSGSVLVDIPQIDHGFYGNELKGYSQELKTVGVMFEYDEVLKYIGNHLMSVATLSSLTRENVFCMLKFIRFLKDKFPVEGFIASIREGRWLKTCRGYTSPVGSVLYTKKWSTASLLSNIPFIDQVYYGDEIILFREELKLLGVVVDFYQVSQFVANNLKPSSQLACLGADTFLLILSLMLEPKSGDILVKTFKRVKCVKTNQGYKAPGECYLSNPSWGCILEVFSGFPVVDCDFYGSHILDFQKELKNMGVVVDFEEAVKAFSEVFRQRAAARSLTKENAISLLSSYKQLKDSTKKLPSDLKKCIHELKWLRTRLGDYRSPKDCILYGPSWESISAITLLPFIDDSNNYYGSQIHEYKKELKSMGVITDFKDGAHMVAARLYLPQDPTKITSENIHSLLNCIRTLLEKNPSLPDDFSGKVSRKWLKTSNGYRSPKESLLFIREWDSYLKPTDVPFIDEQFYTFDIKLYKRELKEIGVTVELERGCQLVSSFLNSQDQFSTMVRIYTYLNAFNWYPDTEAAARIWVPVEDSNGRWINPEKCVLFDKEDLFGLQLTVLERYYKQDLILFFSKAFKVRSNPSTDDYCKLWKSWESNHDGLSHDKCCKFWKYVTKHFNSKTEQAFKDAIVKVPVISGSDGISLFDKRDVFIGDDLQLKDLFEQKSPLPIFVWYPQPSSHSLSRTRLLEVYKKIGVRNISESVQKVESAIVHGINLKPVNPIDISIGKELIRIILGFLADPGKKIEATKRHEIVRCLLNLTVLETGEPVMINYSLSLTSGKVISVKATQLIRWERESSKLFTQKMVMSGGHKEMIEYATYFSEVISEGVLWEYGDYICALSELIKLAFVLNFDDGAVSFILKSKNLEILEEDEDFLSSAFCEQSK, encoded by the coding sequence GAATTGGTTTCAAAAGTGTTTTTCTGATTACTTCCCAGCCATACATATTCAGCAATGGATATCAGATACGGTTCAATGAACAGCCCTGTCCACATTGTGGGGTTGGGTTTGTTGTTCCTGAGTGGGTTGAAGAGAATCCAATTCTTTCTAATATCAAGGAAATTTACGGCCGGCAATCTGTACTCCCAACTACCACTATAGTTTTACCGTTGAAGGCTGATAAGATCAAACCTGTGAAGCAGCAGCTTTCAAACATTCACCCTGAAGTTTTATTATTTCTCTCCAAAATCAAGCAACTTTCAGTGAGGGAAGTCAACGAGGATCCCAAATCCAATACCGTAAATGCAATTTCCATTTCAAGTGAGACAAACTTTGTTTCGAGGAAGAACATTGATGCTGAGTCCTACACTCTCCATCTCTCTTCCGAGGAAAGTGTTGGAGGAAGCCAATGCTCCTATTACATGTGGAAGCAGAAGTTTCCAGTCAAGCCAGAAAACAAAGTGGAGCGGAGGATGGGAGTGGGGGAATTGGTTATCATATTAGCTTTTCCAAATGGACAACGTCTAAACAGAGGAGTTAAGTCCCCTGGAGTCTACGCTTTCCTTCCCACGGAGATGATTACCAACTTTCCCTTTATAATTCAGTCTGATTTTGTTTTATCATCATCCAGAGAAACTATTCTCCTTGATAACAAATGGAATCAAGGTATTCTCGACTGTGTTCCCTCTGCTTTTGTCAATGCTTTCGTCTCATTGGTGAAAAATACGGATGAAGCTCCTTTGTCTTCTTTGGCCCCTATGTTCAACTTCTTGCCCACCATTTCTTCTTCCTATGATAAGTTGAATGTGGTGAGAGACTTAATCAAGGAAAACTTGCTCCAACAAAATATTGTTCCAAGTCATTCATTTTTGAAACAGAGGTTCTTCCATAAACCTCGTGAAGTGGGTAGACTTATGCCCGCCTTCTGGAATATCTTAATGAAGGCACACACTCAAGGGGTGAGTTTGCGCAATCTATCATCCCATGGAAAGCACGTCTTAAGTTACTCGTTAGACTCGAAGGAATACGATCAGGCTCTCAGTTTCCTTGACGTGAAACTAGTTGTTGAGGAATGGTATGCAAAATGCCTGCAGGGTACCAACATTGTGGAGGGTGTGTCAGATGATCTTTATTTAGAGCTCCTACAATTTGTTGCAGAAAATTGGAGTTCAAGATTTCATGTTTCAAGCATGAAGAACGTGCCACTTATAAGATATGTTAATCTTGATGGGAATGTTTCCCTATGCAGTTTAAATGCGTCCACGCAGAATGGTGGAAGAAGGGTGTACCTTGCTCATCATGGCCCTCATCTATCTTGGCTTTGTAAGTCGAACATGGAATTCAAATCTGTTTCCAACTGTTATTTTATGCCAGAGAGCACACATAAATCCATCAGATCATGTCCTAGGAATAAAGACATGTTATTGCAATGGCTTCGGGACCAGGTTAAGGTTGATACCATCACCACATTTCAATTTGCAAAGCTCCTTGTCGATTCTCTTGGGAATAACCCAAAAGATATAATTACTTATTTTCACTTCCTATATCACTCATCGTCAAAGCGTTATCTGACTGATGCGGAGATTCAGTCTCTGTCTAGTGCTATGCCAGTAGTAGACAAATACGGTAGTGTTATAAAGACTTGGCAGAGGCTTCTCATCCCAGCAGATGGTAGCAAATGGGCACAATTGCTTGATTCAAATCCTTGGCAAAATTTTGGTTATGTGGAGTTGGGAGCTGCTTACGTTTACCCAGCCTATTTTTCAGGTGAAACAATGACTGAAGAACAGTTGATACGTTTTCTCAAGATCCATATTCGTGCATCAGATATTCCTTCTATTTCTCCACCTAATATAGAAATTTCTGTTTTCTCTTCACCGCTTACCGTCCAGAATGTGGTTTTGCTATTGCGTTGGATTCGTAGCTTGAAAACTACTATTCCCCCCATGTTTTTGAAATGCATAAAGGAAGGTTGCTGGCTAAGAACTACTTTGAACGGATCTTCTAGTTATAGACCACCATCTCAGTCTTTTGACATCTCCTCGTCATGGTCAACTGTTTTGCAAAGTGGGTCAGTCCTGGTGGACATCCCCCAGATTGATCACGGATTCTATGGTAATGAGTTAAAAGGCTACTCTCAGGAGCTGAAAACTGTTGGTGTTATGTTTGAGTATGATGAAGTCTTAAAATATATTGGGAATCACCTCATGTCAGTGGCGACTTTATCAAGTTTGACAAGAGAAAATGTCTTCTGCATGTTAAAATTCATCCGGTTTTTGAAAGATAAATTTCCTGTTGAAGGCTTTATTGCAAGCATAAGAGAAGGGAGATGGCTCAAGACATGTCGTGGTTATACTTCTCCAGTTGGATCAGTATTGTACACTAAGAAATGGTCGACGGCTTCACTTCTGAGCAACATCCCTTTTATAGACCAGGTCTACTATGGCGATGAGATAATTTTGTTCAGGGAAGAACTTAAATTGCTTGGTGTGGTGGTTGACTTCTACCAAGTTTCTCAATTTGTTGCGAACAATTTGAAGCCATCTTCTCAATTAGCTTGTCTTGGAGCCGACACATTTTTGTTGATTCTTTCCCTTATGTTGGAACCCAAATCAGGTGATATTCTTGTTAAGACATTCAAAAGGGTGAAATGCGTCAAGACAAATCAAGGCTACAAAGCTCCTGGTGAATGTTACTTGTCCAATCCTTCATGGGGTTGCATTCTAGAGGTTTTCAGTGGTTTTCCAGTAGTTGATTGTGATTTCTATGGAAGCCACATTTTGGATTTCCAGAAGGAGTTGAAAAACATGGGAGTGGTGGTTGATTTTGAAGAAGCAGTCAAGGCATTTTCTGAAGTGTTCAGGCAAAGAGCGGCTGCGAGGTCCCTAACAAAGGAAAATGCAATATCGTTGCTGTCAAGCTACAAACAGCTTAAAGATTCAACCAAAAAGTTACCTTCAGATCTTAAGAAGTGCATTCATGAGTTGAAGTGGTTGCGGACTCGACTCGGTGATTATAGGTCTCCTAAAGATTGCATATTGTATGGTCCAAGTTGGGAATCCATATCTGCAATTACTCTTCTACCTTTTATTGATGATAGTAATAACTACTACGGAAGCCAAATTCATGAATACAAAAAAGAGTTGAAGAGTATGGGAGTTATTACTGACTTTAAAGATGGTGCTCATATGGTTGCTGCCAGGCTTTATCTTCCACAAGATCCTACCAAAATTACTTCTGAAAATATCCATTCACTTTTGAACTGCATCCGAACTTTGCTGGAGAAGAATCCTTCCTTGCCAGACGATTTCTCTGGAAAGGTATCTCGGAAATGGTTGAAGACCTCTAATGGTTACAGGTCTCCAAAAGAGAGTTTGCTCTTCATTCGTGAGTGGGATTCTTATCTGAAGCCGACCGATGTGCCTTTCATCGATGAACAATTCTACACATTCGACATCAAGTTGTATAAAAGGGAGCTCAAAGAAATAGGGGTTACAGTTGAATTGGAACGTGGATGTCAACTAGTTTCAAGTTTTCTAAACTCTCAGGACCAGTTCTCCACTATGGTACGGATATATACGTATTTGAATGCATTCAATTGGTACCCAGACACTGAAGCTGCTGCAAGGATTTGGGTGCCTGTTGAAGATTCTAATGGACGGTGGATCAACCCAGAAAAATGTGTACTTTTTGACAAGGAGGATCTTTTTGGCTTGCAGTTGACAGTTCTTGAGAGATACTATAAACAAGATCTAATTTTGTTCTTTTCCAAAGCCTTTAAAGTAAGATCTAATCCATCCACTGACGATTACTGCAAACTATGGAAAAGTTGGGAAAGCAATCATGATGGACTTTCCCATGACAAGTGCTGTAAGTTCTGGAAATATGTTACCAAGCACTTCAATTCAAAAACCGAGCAAGCTTTTAAGGATGCCATTGTCAAGGTGCCTGTAATTTCTGGCTCAGATGGAATTTCTTTGTTTGATAAGCGCGATGTTTTTATTGGCGATGATCTACAACTGAAGGATTTATTTGAACAGAAGTCTCCTCTTCCGATATTTGTATGGTATCCTCAGCCAAGCTCACATTCCTTGTCTCGGACAAGGTTGTTGGAAGTTTACAAGAAGATTGGGGTTCGAAATATCTCTGAGTCTGTTCAGAAGGTGGAGTCAGCAATAGTTCATGGAATAAATCTCAAGCCAGTGAATCCAATTGACATTTCAATTGGAAAAGAACTGATTCGGATCATTCTTGGGTTCTTAGCAGACCCTGGCAAAAAAATTGAAGCAACGAAGAGGCATGAAATTGTTCGATGTCTCCTCAATCTTACAGTTCTTGAGACTGGAGAACCAGTCATGATAAACTATAGTTTATCCCTAACTTCTGGGAAGGTCATCAGCGTTAAAGCAACCCAATTGATACGTTGGGAAAGGGAGAGTTCAAAGCTGTTCACTCAGAAAATGGTAATGTCAGGTGGACACAAGGAGATGATCGAGTATGCGACTTATTTTTCTGAGGTCATATCTGAAGGTGTTCTTTGGGAGTACGGCGATTATATATGTGCATTATCTGAGCTCATCAAGTTGGCATTTGTGTTGAATTTTGATGATGGAGCTGTTAGTTTCATACTGAAATCCAAGAATCTCGAAATCTTGGAGGAGGATGAGGACTTCCTCTCTTCTGCTTTCTGTGAGCAATC
- the LOC103502291 gene encoding uncharacterized protein LOC103502291 isoform X2 — protein sequence MWKQKFPVKPENKVERRMGVGELVIILAFPNGQRLNRGVKSPGVYAFLPTEMITNFPFIIQSDFVLSSSRETILLDNKWNQGILDCVPSAFVNAFVSLVKNTDEAPLSSLAPMFNFLPTISSSYDKLNVVRDLIKENLLQQNIVPSHSFLKQRFFHKPREVGRLMPAFWNILMKAHTQGVSLRNLSSHGKHVLSYSLDSKEYDQALSFLDVKLVVEEWYAKCLQGTNIVEGVSDDLYLELLQFVAENWSSRFHVSSMKNVPLIRYVNLDGNVSLCSLNASTQNGGRRVYLAHHGPHLSWLCKSNMEFKSVSNCYFMPESTHKSIRSCPRNKDMLLQWLRDQVKVDTITTFQFAKLLVDSLGNNPKDIITYFHFLYHSSSKRYLTDAEIQSLSSAMPVVDKYGSVIKTWQRLLIPADGSKWAQLLDSNPWQNFGYVELGAAYVYPAYFSGETMTEEQLIRFLKIHIRASDIPSISPPNIEISVFSSPLTVQNVVLLLRWIRSLKTTIPPMFLKCIKEGCWLRTTLNGSSSYRPPSQSFDISSSWSTVLQSGSVLVDIPQIDHGFYGNELKGYSQELKTVGVMFEYDEVLKYIGNHLMSVATLSSLTRENVFCMLKFIRFLKDKFPVEGFIASIREGRWLKTCRGYTSPVGSVLYTKKWSTASLLSNIPFIDQVYYGDEIILFREELKLLGVVVDFYQVSQFVANNLKPSSQLACLGADTFLLILSLMLEPKSGDILVKTFKRVKCVKTNQGYKAPGECYLSNPSWGCILEVFSGFPVVDCDFYGSHILDFQKELKNMGVVVDFEEAVKAFSEVFRQRAAARSLTKENAISLLSSYKQLKDSTKKLPSDLKKCIHELKWLRTRLGDYRSPKDCILYGPSWESISAITLLPFIDDSNNYYGSQIHEYKKELKSMGVITDFKDGAHMVAARLYLPQDPTKITSENIHSLLNCIRTLLEKNPSLPDDFSGKVSRKWLKTSNGYRSPKESLLFIREWDSYLKPTDVPFIDEQFYTFDIKLYKRELKEIGVTVELERGCQLVSSFLNSQDQFSTMVRIYTYLNAFNWYPDTEAAARIWVPVEDSNGRWINPEKCVLFDKEDLFGLQLTVLERYYKQDLILFFSKAFKVRSNPSTDDYCKLWKSWESNHDGLSHDKCCKFWKYVTKHFNSKTEQAFKDAIVKVPVISGSDGISLFDKRDVFIGDDLQLKDLFEQKSPLPIFVWYPQPSSHSLSRTRLLEVYKKIGVRNISESVQKVESAIVHGINLKPVNPIDISIGKELIRIILGFLADPGKKIEATKRHEIVRCLLNLTVLETGEPVMINYSLSLTSGKVISVKATQLIRWERESSKLFTQKMVMSGGHKEMIEYATYFSEVISEGVLWEYGDYICALSELIKLAFVLNFDDGAVSFILKSKNLEILEEDEDFLSSAFCEQSK from the coding sequence ATGTGGAAGCAGAAGTTTCCAGTCAAGCCAGAAAACAAAGTGGAGCGGAGGATGGGAGTGGGGGAATTGGTTATCATATTAGCTTTTCCAAATGGACAACGTCTAAACAGAGGAGTTAAGTCCCCTGGAGTCTACGCTTTCCTTCCCACGGAGATGATTACCAACTTTCCCTTTATAATTCAGTCTGATTTTGTTTTATCATCATCCAGAGAAACTATTCTCCTTGATAACAAATGGAATCAAGGTATTCTCGACTGTGTTCCCTCTGCTTTTGTCAATGCTTTCGTCTCATTGGTGAAAAATACGGATGAAGCTCCTTTGTCTTCTTTGGCCCCTATGTTCAACTTCTTGCCCACCATTTCTTCTTCCTATGATAAGTTGAATGTGGTGAGAGACTTAATCAAGGAAAACTTGCTCCAACAAAATATTGTTCCAAGTCATTCATTTTTGAAACAGAGGTTCTTCCATAAACCTCGTGAAGTGGGTAGACTTATGCCCGCCTTCTGGAATATCTTAATGAAGGCACACACTCAAGGGGTGAGTTTGCGCAATCTATCATCCCATGGAAAGCACGTCTTAAGTTACTCGTTAGACTCGAAGGAATACGATCAGGCTCTCAGTTTCCTTGACGTGAAACTAGTTGTTGAGGAATGGTATGCAAAATGCCTGCAGGGTACCAACATTGTGGAGGGTGTGTCAGATGATCTTTATTTAGAGCTCCTACAATTTGTTGCAGAAAATTGGAGTTCAAGATTTCATGTTTCAAGCATGAAGAACGTGCCACTTATAAGATATGTTAATCTTGATGGGAATGTTTCCCTATGCAGTTTAAATGCGTCCACGCAGAATGGTGGAAGAAGGGTGTACCTTGCTCATCATGGCCCTCATCTATCTTGGCTTTGTAAGTCGAACATGGAATTCAAATCTGTTTCCAACTGTTATTTTATGCCAGAGAGCACACATAAATCCATCAGATCATGTCCTAGGAATAAAGACATGTTATTGCAATGGCTTCGGGACCAGGTTAAGGTTGATACCATCACCACATTTCAATTTGCAAAGCTCCTTGTCGATTCTCTTGGGAATAACCCAAAAGATATAATTACTTATTTTCACTTCCTATATCACTCATCGTCAAAGCGTTATCTGACTGATGCGGAGATTCAGTCTCTGTCTAGTGCTATGCCAGTAGTAGACAAATACGGTAGTGTTATAAAGACTTGGCAGAGGCTTCTCATCCCAGCAGATGGTAGCAAATGGGCACAATTGCTTGATTCAAATCCTTGGCAAAATTTTGGTTATGTGGAGTTGGGAGCTGCTTACGTTTACCCAGCCTATTTTTCAGGTGAAACAATGACTGAAGAACAGTTGATACGTTTTCTCAAGATCCATATTCGTGCATCAGATATTCCTTCTATTTCTCCACCTAATATAGAAATTTCTGTTTTCTCTTCACCGCTTACCGTCCAGAATGTGGTTTTGCTATTGCGTTGGATTCGTAGCTTGAAAACTACTATTCCCCCCATGTTTTTGAAATGCATAAAGGAAGGTTGCTGGCTAAGAACTACTTTGAACGGATCTTCTAGTTATAGACCACCATCTCAGTCTTTTGACATCTCCTCGTCATGGTCAACTGTTTTGCAAAGTGGGTCAGTCCTGGTGGACATCCCCCAGATTGATCACGGATTCTATGGTAATGAGTTAAAAGGCTACTCTCAGGAGCTGAAAACTGTTGGTGTTATGTTTGAGTATGATGAAGTCTTAAAATATATTGGGAATCACCTCATGTCAGTGGCGACTTTATCAAGTTTGACAAGAGAAAATGTCTTCTGCATGTTAAAATTCATCCGGTTTTTGAAAGATAAATTTCCTGTTGAAGGCTTTATTGCAAGCATAAGAGAAGGGAGATGGCTCAAGACATGTCGTGGTTATACTTCTCCAGTTGGATCAGTATTGTACACTAAGAAATGGTCGACGGCTTCACTTCTGAGCAACATCCCTTTTATAGACCAGGTCTACTATGGCGATGAGATAATTTTGTTCAGGGAAGAACTTAAATTGCTTGGTGTGGTGGTTGACTTCTACCAAGTTTCTCAATTTGTTGCGAACAATTTGAAGCCATCTTCTCAATTAGCTTGTCTTGGAGCCGACACATTTTTGTTGATTCTTTCCCTTATGTTGGAACCCAAATCAGGTGATATTCTTGTTAAGACATTCAAAAGGGTGAAATGCGTCAAGACAAATCAAGGCTACAAAGCTCCTGGTGAATGTTACTTGTCCAATCCTTCATGGGGTTGCATTCTAGAGGTTTTCAGTGGTTTTCCAGTAGTTGATTGTGATTTCTATGGAAGCCACATTTTGGATTTCCAGAAGGAGTTGAAAAACATGGGAGTGGTGGTTGATTTTGAAGAAGCAGTCAAGGCATTTTCTGAAGTGTTCAGGCAAAGAGCGGCTGCGAGGTCCCTAACAAAGGAAAATGCAATATCGTTGCTGTCAAGCTACAAACAGCTTAAAGATTCAACCAAAAAGTTACCTTCAGATCTTAAGAAGTGCATTCATGAGTTGAAGTGGTTGCGGACTCGACTCGGTGATTATAGGTCTCCTAAAGATTGCATATTGTATGGTCCAAGTTGGGAATCCATATCTGCAATTACTCTTCTACCTTTTATTGATGATAGTAATAACTACTACGGAAGCCAAATTCATGAATACAAAAAAGAGTTGAAGAGTATGGGAGTTATTACTGACTTTAAAGATGGTGCTCATATGGTTGCTGCCAGGCTTTATCTTCCACAAGATCCTACCAAAATTACTTCTGAAAATATCCATTCACTTTTGAACTGCATCCGAACTTTGCTGGAGAAGAATCCTTCCTTGCCAGACGATTTCTCTGGAAAGGTATCTCGGAAATGGTTGAAGACCTCTAATGGTTACAGGTCTCCAAAAGAGAGTTTGCTCTTCATTCGTGAGTGGGATTCTTATCTGAAGCCGACCGATGTGCCTTTCATCGATGAACAATTCTACACATTCGACATCAAGTTGTATAAAAGGGAGCTCAAAGAAATAGGGGTTACAGTTGAATTGGAACGTGGATGTCAACTAGTTTCAAGTTTTCTAAACTCTCAGGACCAGTTCTCCACTATGGTACGGATATATACGTATTTGAATGCATTCAATTGGTACCCAGACACTGAAGCTGCTGCAAGGATTTGGGTGCCTGTTGAAGATTCTAATGGACGGTGGATCAACCCAGAAAAATGTGTACTTTTTGACAAGGAGGATCTTTTTGGCTTGCAGTTGACAGTTCTTGAGAGATACTATAAACAAGATCTAATTTTGTTCTTTTCCAAAGCCTTTAAAGTAAGATCTAATCCATCCACTGACGATTACTGCAAACTATGGAAAAGTTGGGAAAGCAATCATGATGGACTTTCCCATGACAAGTGCTGTAAGTTCTGGAAATATGTTACCAAGCACTTCAATTCAAAAACCGAGCAAGCTTTTAAGGATGCCATTGTCAAGGTGCCTGTAATTTCTGGCTCAGATGGAATTTCTTTGTTTGATAAGCGCGATGTTTTTATTGGCGATGATCTACAACTGAAGGATTTATTTGAACAGAAGTCTCCTCTTCCGATATTTGTATGGTATCCTCAGCCAAGCTCACATTCCTTGTCTCGGACAAGGTTGTTGGAAGTTTACAAGAAGATTGGGGTTCGAAATATCTCTGAGTCTGTTCAGAAGGTGGAGTCAGCAATAGTTCATGGAATAAATCTCAAGCCAGTGAATCCAATTGACATTTCAATTGGAAAAGAACTGATTCGGATCATTCTTGGGTTCTTAGCAGACCCTGGCAAAAAAATTGAAGCAACGAAGAGGCATGAAATTGTTCGATGTCTCCTCAATCTTACAGTTCTTGAGACTGGAGAACCAGTCATGATAAACTATAGTTTATCCCTAACTTCTGGGAAGGTCATCAGCGTTAAAGCAACCCAATTGATACGTTGGGAAAGGGAGAGTTCAAAGCTGTTCACTCAGAAAATGGTAATGTCAGGTGGACACAAGGAGATGATCGAGTATGCGACTTATTTTTCTGAGGTCATATCTGAAGGTGTTCTTTGGGAGTACGGCGATTATATATGTGCATTATCTGAGCTCATCAAGTTGGCATTTGTGTTGAATTTTGATGATGGAGCTGTTAGTTTCATACTGAAATCCAAGAATCTCGAAATCTTGGAGGAGGATGAGGACTTCCTCTCTTCTGCTTTCTGTGAGCAATC